A single window of Anomaloglossus baeobatrachus isolate aAnoBae1 chromosome 5, aAnoBae1.hap1, whole genome shotgun sequence DNA harbors:
- the SP6 gene encoding transcription factor Sp6: MLTAVCSSLGNQPSEAPGSPATSELSLKSYTIPSDSDPGLPLQQESPQDPPYTTSERYTSLSSVRLPCQTFAGRESVDSSFTKFLHPTFEMSHPYESWMRPPSTGGPGEETGIPSWWDLHAGSSWMDMQPGTGGFTTTSPHQAPLGGYGSELCLPPAHMLPPTPHLMGTLEAAMDSHASEQNSDGSPRPKTARRAMPRSAAQTACRCPNCQEAERVGTSGDVTKRKTMHNCHIPGCGKAYAKTSHLKAHLRWHSGDRPFVCNWLFCGKRFTRSDELQRHLQTHTGAKKYPCPSCSRVFMRSDHLTKHLKTHDGDTRGSTETKAKREPEESTSTHTN; the protein is encoded by the coding sequence ATGCTGACTGCTGTATGTAGCTCTTTGGGAAACCAGCCATCTGAGGCTCCTGGATCACCAGCCACCTCTGAGCTCTCTCTTAAGTCATATACCATCCCCTCAGACTCGGATCCAGGACTACCACTTCAGCAGGAGTCACCCCAAGATCCACCCTATACTACTTCTGAGAGATACACTTCTCTTTCCTCGGTACGACTTCCCTGTCAAACATTTGCAGGCCGAGAATCTGTTGACAGCTCATTTACCAAATTTCTGCACCCAACCTTTGAGATGTCTCATCCATATGAATCCTGGATGAGGCCTCCATCCACGGGTGGTCCTGGTGAAGAGACTGGCATTCCTTCATGGTGGGATCTCCATGCTGGCTCCAGTTGGATGGATATGCAGCCTGGAACTGGAGGCTTTACTACAACCTCACCCCACCAGGCCCCTTTAGGGGGATATGGCTCTGAGCTTTGTCTACCCCCAGCACACATGTTGCCTCCCACACCTCATCTCATGGGAACTTTGGAAGCAGCAATGGATTCTCATGCATCTGAACAAAACTCagatggttctcctcgtccaaaaactGCTAGGCGAGCGATGCCCCGTAGTGCTGCTCAAACTGCCTGTCGTTGCCCCAACTGCCAGGAAGCAGAGCGTGTTGGTACCAGTGGTGATGTAACAAAGCGAAAAACCATGCACAACTGCCACATTCCAGGTTGTGGAAAAGCATATGCCAAAACTTCTCATCTAAAGGCTCACTTGCGCTGGCACAGTGGAGATCGTCCTTTTGTTTGTAACTGGTTGTTCTGTGGCAAGAGATTTACTAGAAGTGATGAGCTACAAAGACACTTACAGACCCATACAGGGGCAAAAAAATATCCTTGCCCTTCCTGTAGCCGAGTGTTTATGAGGAGTGATCATCTCACAAAACACCTGAAGACCCATGATGGAGATACCCGCGGATCAACAGAGACTAAGGCCAAGAGGGAGCCAGAAGAAAGTACTAGTACTCATACAAACTGA